TAACGATAGGTTTGGCGAGGATAGTGTAGAGCGTATGGTTGAATACCTGTCTCAGGTGCTGGAAGGTACACACTTGGATTGCGCGCCGTATGTGCTTGACCTCGGAACGGGCAATGGGCATTTACTGTTCAGCCTATGGGAGGCTCGTGAAGATATGCGAGATGGAGCGTTGGACAGCGCCAAACTTCTTGGAGTTGATTATTCGAAAGCGTCTATTGATCTTTGTCGTACGATTGCCTTACAGCGGGGGAATGGCTGCGAAACAATTCATTTTGACGAAGCCGACttgcgcgatgccgcgAGTATCAggcagctcgtcgcggaaGGGAACAGAGGGAGAGGCTGGGATATTGTGTGCGATAAGGGCACAGTACGTTGATGCTTGCATGTACTCACTACAGCTGGACGCGGTAGGTTGCGCGCGTAGCAGCTAACTGGTAGATTGCCTTGTCATCTCAGCCTTTGCAAGGAAAGTTACCCGTGGATCTCTACATGGAAGCAGTTACGCAGCTCACAcgcgcgcctgctggaGCCGAGATGGGCGGTATCTTTTTAATTACGAGCTGCAATTTTACGGAAGACGAGTTGGTCATCCGGTTTGAGCCCGCAGGTGCGTTTCTAAGTTTTTGCTTATTACAGGTTTTACTATGGAAGAAGTCCTTCCTAGCCCTTCTTTTACCTTTGTGCGTAAACCCCGCAAGCTGACCTCAGGGCGGCCAGCAAGGTTCCACTGTAACGACCATTGCGTTTCGTCGTACATAGTCACGTGACCTAGAAGCTGTCGTTGCGTTGCGAACATTCTTTTCTGTCATGCCGCTGCACTCGGATCTGTGCGTGCGGTTGCAAAATGCTGCGCGGGCCAAGTTGCGGTCCGTGCCGGTAGCAAACACAAAAGCAAATTTATGGATTACTTCCATTTTGCTGCAACACGGATTTATTTACAATGTGGCACGGGGAACGATTGCTGGCCCTAGTGCGCAGGATTGGAACAAGGCGCCTGATGTGCGGCGGCGACTGTGGGTGGATCTCAAGTACCGATCTGATGACCGTCCTGTGCTTGAAAATATGAACTTGGTCAGCAAGCCCTCGCGCCGGCTTTCGATGTCCAATGATGAGCTGTTGCGCTGGGTCActggccgccgcgccaagttTGTGACACCGCTGCGAGCCGGCGAGATTGGAATTATTGACTGTGGAAAGGATGGATGGTTTGAAGCAAAAGaggcaatgcgccgcaagctgcagggCGAGGTAGTTTGTCGCGTGTCGTAAAAAAAACATACCCACCGCTTAAAAATGGCGTGCCTACGATAGCATGAAAGATAGTGACGAACGATTG
This region of Malassezia vespertilionis chromosome 9, complete sequence genomic DNA includes:
- a CDS encoding uncharacterized protein (BUSCO:EOG092650I8; COG:J; EggNog:ENOG503P1ZM) produces the protein MEELPESRLGTKEHWDEVYEREFDTYKVIGDEGEVWFGEDSVERMVEYLSQVLEGTHLDCAPYVLDLGTGNGHLLFSLWEAREDMRDGALDSAKLLGVDYSKASIDLCRTIALQRGNGCETIHFDEADLRDAASIRQLVAEGNRGRGWDIVCDKGTLDAPLQGKLPVDLYMEAVTQLTRAPAGAEMGGIFLITSCNFTEDELVIRFEPAEAVVALRTFFSVMPLHSDLCVRLQNAARAKLRSVPVANTKANLWITSILLQHGFIYNVARGTIAGPSAQDWNKAPDVRRRLWVDLKYRSDDRPVLENMNLVSKPSRRLSMSNDELLRWVTGRRAKFVTPLRAGEIGIIDCGKDGWFEAKEAMRRKLQGEVVCRVS